The Neobacillus sp. PS3-34 genome has a window encoding:
- the fumC gene encoding class II fumarate hydratase has protein sequence MADYRIEKDTLGEVQVPAEKFWGAQTQRSKENFKIGNEKMPIEVVYGLAYIKKAAAIVNNKSGRMSETKMNTITKVCTDIINGKYDGHFPLAVWQTGSGTQTNMNVNEVIANRSNEMLKEQGSSERIHPNDDVNMSQSSNDTFPSAMHIAAFQLLAGSLIPSLNQLKQTFAIKEKAFDKVIKIGRTHLQDATPLTLGQEISGWRAMLEKNEKMIADASCSLLDLAIGGTAVGTGINASPVFGSEAAAVIAELTGHPFRSSENKFQALTSHNEIVFVHGALKALAADLMKIANDVRWLSSGPRSGIGELKIPSNEPGSSIMPGKVNPTQSEALTMIACQIFGNDATIGFAASQGNFELNVFKPVIIYNLIQSIQLLSDGMESFNEKCAVGIEANEEVIESHVNRSLMLVTALNTHIGYEKAAKIAKLAFEENTTLKEAALKTGFLTVEKFDQWVKPENMI, from the coding sequence GTGGCTGATTACAGGATTGAAAAAGATACATTAGGCGAGGTCCAGGTGCCTGCTGAAAAGTTTTGGGGAGCACAGACTCAGCGAAGTAAAGAAAATTTTAAGATCGGCAATGAAAAAATGCCTATAGAAGTGGTATATGGACTGGCTTATATAAAAAAAGCCGCGGCTATTGTAAACAATAAATCCGGACGTATGAGTGAGACGAAAATGAATACAATAACCAAAGTGTGTACTGATATCATTAATGGGAAATATGATGGGCATTTTCCTCTGGCTGTATGGCAGACAGGAAGCGGAACCCAGACAAACATGAATGTGAATGAAGTCATTGCCAACAGGTCGAATGAAATGCTTAAGGAACAGGGCAGTTCAGAAAGAATCCATCCGAATGACGATGTCAATATGTCTCAAAGTTCAAATGATACCTTTCCATCAGCGATGCATATTGCCGCATTTCAGCTTCTGGCAGGTTCATTGATCCCTTCACTGAACCAGTTAAAGCAAACCTTTGCGATTAAAGAAAAAGCGTTCGATAAAGTAATTAAGATTGGGCGGACTCATTTACAGGATGCAACCCCGCTTACTCTTGGGCAGGAAATCAGCGGATGGAGGGCAATGCTGGAGAAAAACGAAAAAATGATCGCAGATGCAAGCTGCAGTCTCCTAGACCTGGCTATCGGGGGAACGGCAGTCGGTACAGGAATCAATGCAAGCCCCGTATTTGGAAGTGAAGCTGCTGCAGTCATCGCTGAGCTGACAGGACATCCATTCCGTTCATCTGAAAACAAATTTCAGGCCCTGACAAGCCATAATGAAATTGTATTTGTCCATGGGGCGTTAAAAGCCCTTGCAGCTGATTTGATGAAAATAGCTAATGATGTACGCTGGCTGTCCAGTGGTCCGCGCAGCGGAATTGGCGAATTGAAAATTCCATCTAATGAGCCGGGAAGTTCAATAATGCCGGGAAAAGTCAATCCAACACAGAGCGAAGCACTTACAATGATTGCATGCCAGATTTTTGGCAATGACGCAACTATCGGATTCGCTGCGAGCCAGGGGAACTTTGAACTTAATGTTTTCAAACCGGTCATTATCTATAATTTAATCCAATCCATTCAGCTCCTGTCCGATGGAATGGAATCTTTTAACGAAAAATGCGCCGTAGGTATAGAAGCAAATGAAGAAGTGATTGAAAGCCACGTCAACCGTTCTCTTATGCTGGTCACAGCTTTAAATACGCATATCGGTTATGAAAAAGCGGCTAAAATTGCCAAGCTCGCTTTTGAAGAAAATACAACATTAAAAGAGGCAGCACTTAAAACGGGTTTTTTAACTGTTGAAAAATTTGATCAATGGGTAAAGCCCGAGAATATGATTTAG
- a CDS encoding NAD(P)H-binding protein: MNICLLGATGRVGSIITENAIARDHSVQALVRDPATLHVKNKNLSVIEGSALILSDLMKSMKNADAVVSALNTGGNNTLSSSMPLIIRTMKDLGIKRIITIGTAGILHAAPSRIFIAFSP; the protein is encoded by the coding sequence GTGAACATCTGCCTTTTAGGAGCCACAGGAAGAGTTGGCTCCATCATAACTGAAAATGCAATTGCAAGGGACCATTCGGTGCAGGCACTTGTCAGGGATCCAGCCACGCTTCATGTTAAAAATAAAAATCTTTCAGTAATAGAAGGCAGTGCTCTGATTTTATCAGATTTAATGAAGTCGATGAAAAATGCTGACGCTGTGGTCAGTGCTTTAAATACTGGAGGAAATAACACCCTTTCAAGCTCCATGCCGCTTATTATCCGGACAATGAAGGACCTTGGCATCAAAAGGATCATCACGATTGGGACAGCAGGGATTCTACACGCTGCTCCCAGCCGCATCTTTATCGCTTTCAGTCCTTAG
- a CDS encoding NAD(P)H-binding protein codes for MLNESGLDWTIVCPTYLPEGERIGKFRFDKDFLPANPSSISIYDTADFAFEQLFSNEFIGFRVGLTY; via the coding sequence ATGTTAAATGAGTCCGGTCTTGATTGGACGATTGTTTGTCCGACCTATCTGCCTGAAGGTGAAAGAATAGGCAAATTCAGATTTGATAAGGATTTCCTTCCTGCTAATCCGTCCTCAATCTCTATCTATGACACAGCGGACTTTGCGTTTGAACAGCTTTTCTCTAATGAATTTATTGGCTTTAGAGTAGGGCTGACATATTAA
- a CDS encoding ABC transporter transmembrane domain-containing protein has translation MFSVLKKLSWFFKENWKRYVIAISLLIFVGILEVIPPKLVGAAIDDIHVGSMTAANLFRYLGILLTILVSSYGITYMWMYRLFGGAFLVERKLRSNFMGHLLRMTPTFYEKNRTGDLMARATNDLKAISVTAGFGVLTLVDSTVWMLTLLLTMGIFISWELTIAAIIPLPFMAVLIKIYGKKIHARFTEAQDAFGELNDCVLESVAGVRVIRAYVQERADEQRFHELTEDVFKKNIKVAKIDSLFEPTIKVLVGLSYLIGLGYGAYLVFHQSITLGDLVSFNVYLGMLIWPMFAIGELINVMQRGNASLDRVQETISYTEDVTNPQNPITVQNADSIEFAAVSFRYPSSKTDNLQEVNIRLQQGQTLGIVGKTGSGKTTFIKQLLREYPLGEGKISISDVPIPDQSLDQVRGWIGYVPQDHVLFSKSVKENILFGRPDATEEELQQAIDLSAFRKDLELLPEGLETLVGEKGVALSGGQKQRISIARALIKNPEILMLDDSLSAVDAKTEKKIIDNIRRVRKDKTTLITTHRMSAVQHADHIIVIDDGRIIEEGTHEDLIEQNGWYKEQFMRQQIEDREEEGVTA, from the coding sequence ATGTTTTCTGTTTTGAAAAAGTTAAGCTGGTTTTTTAAAGAAAATTGGAAGAGATATGTTATTGCAATATCACTATTAATATTCGTAGGGATTTTGGAGGTAATACCTCCGAAATTGGTTGGGGCAGCAATAGATGATATCCATGTTGGCTCAATGACTGCTGCCAATCTCTTCAGATATTTGGGAATTCTGCTTACAATCCTGGTTTCGTCCTATGGAATCACCTACATGTGGATGTATAGACTATTTGGCGGTGCTTTTTTAGTAGAACGGAAGCTTCGCTCTAACTTTATGGGCCATTTATTAAGAATGACTCCAACCTTTTACGAGAAAAATCGGACTGGAGATTTAATGGCACGGGCTACAAACGATTTAAAGGCCATCTCGGTTACAGCAGGGTTTGGTGTCCTTACCCTTGTGGATTCTACCGTATGGATGCTGACTTTGTTGTTAACAATGGGAATTTTCATCAGCTGGGAACTAACCATCGCTGCCATTATTCCGTTGCCATTCATGGCAGTACTGATAAAAATTTACGGCAAGAAAATCCATGCCCGCTTTACTGAGGCGCAAGATGCTTTCGGAGAATTGAACGATTGTGTTTTGGAATCAGTGGCAGGTGTAAGGGTTATCCGTGCATATGTTCAGGAAAGAGCTGATGAGCAAAGATTCCATGAGCTGACCGAGGACGTTTTTAAAAAAAATATAAAAGTCGCTAAAATAGATTCTTTGTTTGAACCGACGATTAAGGTATTAGTGGGGCTCAGTTATTTAATTGGATTGGGGTATGGTGCATATCTTGTTTTCCACCAGTCCATCACATTAGGAGATTTGGTTTCCTTTAATGTTTATCTAGGCATGCTAATTTGGCCAATGTTTGCGATTGGGGAATTAATTAATGTAATGCAAAGAGGAAATGCGTCCCTTGACAGGGTTCAGGAGACGATCAGCTATACAGAGGATGTTACAAATCCTCAAAATCCGATTACAGTTCAAAATGCTGACAGTATTGAATTTGCCGCTGTTAGCTTCCGTTATCCCTCATCCAAAACTGACAATCTGCAAGAAGTTAATATTCGCTTGCAGCAGGGCCAGACCCTAGGGATAGTTGGAAAAACGGGGAGCGGAAAAACAACTTTTATTAAACAGCTGCTGAGAGAATATCCGTTGGGGGAAGGGAAAATATCGATTTCGGATGTGCCAATTCCTGACCAGAGCCTTGACCAAGTACGCGGCTGGATCGGATATGTGCCGCAGGACCATGTCCTTTTTTCTAAAAGTGTAAAAGAAAATATTCTTTTCGGCCGCCCGGATGCCACGGAAGAAGAACTCCAGCAGGCAATAGATTTATCTGCTTTCCGAAAGGATCTTGAACTGCTTCCAGAAGGATTAGAGACTCTTGTTGGAGAAAAAGGTGTTGCTTTATCTGGCGGACAAAAGCAAAGAATTTCGATTGCAAGGGCCTTAATTAAAAACCCGGAAATCCTGATGTTAGACGATTCCTTATCGGCGGTTGATGCGAAAACGGAGAAAAAAATCATCGACAATATACGGAGAGTTAGAAAAGATAAAACAACCCTTATTACGACACATCGGATGTCAGCCGTACAGCATGCCGATCATATCATTGTGATAGATGATGGAAGAATTATTGAAGAAGGCACACATGAGGATTTAATCGAACAAAATGGCTGGTATAAAGAGCAATTCATGCGCCAGCAAATTGAAGACAGAGAAGAAGAGGGGGTGACCGCATGA
- a CDS encoding YbjQ family protein produces MIIVTTETVPGKAIKECKGLVKGSTVQSKHIGSDIMAGLKTIIGGEIKEYTEMLNEARQKAIRRMEEEAQCLGANAIVSMRLATSSVMQGASEIIAYGTAVYVE; encoded by the coding sequence ATGATAATTGTGACCACTGAAACTGTCCCTGGGAAAGCAATTAAAGAATGCAAAGGGCTGGTTAAAGGAAGCACCGTGCAATCAAAACATATCGGCAGCGATATCATGGCTGGATTAAAAACGATAATTGGCGGAGAAATTAAGGAATACACCGAAATGTTAAATGAAGCAAGACAAAAGGCGATAAGAAGAATGGAAGAGGAGGCGCAATGCCTTGGAGCCAATGCCATCGTTTCCATGAGGCTGGCAACAAGCTCCGTGATGCAAGGCGCGTCAGAAATTATTGCATACGGGACAGCGGTATATGTTGAATAG
- a CDS encoding sigma-Y antisigma factor component — MNKELTPAVIIMVAAVLLAQSTYLFLDARKRSQNYWLWGIIGLIQAPMPVLLYLIFVRKIFRKKD; from the coding sequence TTGAACAAAGAATTGACTCCGGCTGTAATCATTATGGTTGCTGCAGTTTTATTGGCTCAGAGTACTTATCTATTCCTGGATGCGAGAAAACGCAGCCAAAATTACTGGCTTTGGGGAATTATTGGACTTATTCAGGCTCCGATGCCCGTACTTTTATATTTGATTTTCGTAAGGAAAATTTTTAGGAAAAAAGATTAA
- a CDS encoding YxlC family protein yields the protein MKKQKVVLLENEQLNREDSQAISEINQGLESIDQFPVYTPDIQWFEQMIIEQKQLHRKKLIKDLTVFFIIALFILSGIVISLFNMPIIFILLQIIGIVFIASYTSLRLTKKVNGA from the coding sequence GTGAAGAAACAGAAGGTAGTTCTACTGGAAAACGAGCAATTAAACAGGGAAGATTCTCAGGCAATCAGTGAAATTAACCAGGGGCTGGAGAGTATTGATCAATTTCCTGTTTATACTCCCGATATTCAATGGTTTGAACAAATGATAATAGAACAAAAACAACTGCATCGGAAAAAACTAATCAAAGATCTAACTGTCTTTTTCATCATTGCTCTATTTATATTAAGCGGAATTGTGATTTCTCTTTTCAATATGCCAATCATCTTCATCCTTTTACAAATCATCGGTATTGTTTTTATCGCTTCTTATACGAGTTTACGGCTTACTAAGAAGGTGAATGGCGCTTGA
- the sigY gene encoding RNA polymerase sigma factor SigY produces the protein MEDIIKSAKQGDHLAFAILFKENYPFLVKYLLKITMNPDTAEELAQETMAKCIQKLQLYNGQSKFSTWLISIATNTYIDQCRKKKREKDWQFQEEAYRKLKWHFESRNEEWNDALAALGKLPEEVRIPIILKHYYGYPYEEIGEMLKISPGTVKSRVHNGILSVRREMKIGEETEGSSTGKRAIKQGRFSGNQ, from the coding sequence ATGGAAGACATAATCAAAAGCGCTAAACAGGGCGACCACCTTGCTTTTGCCATCCTGTTTAAGGAAAACTATCCATTCTTGGTGAAGTATTTACTAAAAATCACCATGAATCCCGACACAGCAGAGGAATTAGCACAGGAAACGATGGCGAAATGTATCCAGAAGCTGCAGCTTTATAATGGGCAATCCAAGTTTTCCACATGGTTAATTTCAATAGCTACTAATACTTACATTGATCAATGCCGGAAGAAAAAAAGGGAGAAGGATTGGCAGTTTCAGGAAGAGGCTTATCGGAAGCTGAAATGGCATTTTGAAAGCAGGAATGAAGAATGGAATGATGCCCTGGCAGCGCTAGGCAAATTGCCGGAGGAGGTAAGAATTCCAATTATTTTAAAGCACTACTACGGTTATCCTTATGAGGAAATCGGAGAAATGCTGAAAATTTCACCAGGTACGGTTAAATCAAGGGTCCATAATGGCATACTTTCAGTCAGAAGGGAGATGAAAATTGGTGAAGAAACAGAAGGTAGTTCTACTGGAAAACGAGCAATTAAACAGGGAAGATTCTCAGGCAATCAGTGA
- the iadA gene encoding beta-aspartyl-peptidase — protein sequence MLTLIQNGEIYAPHYLGKKDLLIVDEKIGYIADRIARPENFVNVKVIDAEGKFIVPGFIDSHVHIIGGGGEGSFKTRTPEIQLTDATLSGVTTLIGVIGTDGTTRTMSSLIAKSRGLEEEGITCFVQTGSYQVPLKTLTGKIEDDIILVDKIIGVGEVAIADHRSSQPTAEEMAKIASAARIGGLLSGKAGVVNVHVGDSYDHLKVIEEVIEKTDIPIRQFYPTHINRNPHLFEEGIRFAKKGGYVDLTTSSIPKFFEEGEVKCSVGLRRMLDNQIDISQITFTSDGQASLPDFDEFGELLGLKIGRVSTLFQEVRDAVTQEGIPLEIALRVITQNPATILKLSQKGMITEGKDADLVFLNPDDYTIDTVFARGQLMVESGRAIVKGTFEQ from the coding sequence TTGTTAACGTTAATTCAAAATGGCGAAATATATGCTCCTCATTATCTGGGGAAAAAGGATCTTTTAATTGTTGATGAAAAAATCGGATATATAGCAGACCGTATTGCCAGGCCAGAAAACTTTGTGAATGTAAAGGTAATAGATGCAGAGGGGAAATTTATTGTACCTGGTTTTATAGACTCCCATGTACATATTATTGGAGGCGGCGGTGAGGGAAGTTTCAAGACAAGAACCCCTGAAATTCAGCTGACAGATGCGACATTGTCAGGTGTAACAACGCTAATTGGAGTAATTGGTACGGATGGGACTACCCGGACAATGTCCAGTTTAATCGCAAAATCGCGCGGGCTTGAAGAGGAAGGAATTACGTGTTTTGTTCAGACTGGTTCCTATCAAGTCCCTTTAAAAACGTTAACAGGAAAAATTGAAGATGATATCATACTTGTCGATAAAATTATTGGTGTTGGTGAGGTGGCGATTGCCGACCACCGTTCATCACAACCGACGGCCGAGGAAATGGCAAAGATAGCATCTGCAGCCCGAATTGGAGGACTACTGTCAGGAAAGGCCGGAGTCGTAAACGTCCATGTTGGCGACAGCTACGACCATTTAAAAGTAATTGAGGAAGTCATCGAAAAAACGGATATTCCGATCAGGCAATTCTACCCTACGCATATTAACCGGAACCCGCACCTTTTCGAAGAGGGAATAAGGTTCGCCAAAAAAGGCGGTTATGTTGACTTAACAACCAGTTCAATACCCAAGTTTTTTGAAGAAGGCGAAGTGAAATGCAGCGTCGGTTTAAGAAGAATGCTGGATAACCAAATTGATATATCGCAAATTACTTTTACTTCGGATGGACAGGCAAGCCTCCCGGATTTTGATGAATTTGGTGAATTGCTAGGTCTTAAGATTGGCAGAGTTTCGACTCTGTTCCAGGAGGTAAGGGATGCTGTCACACAGGAGGGCATACCTCTGGAAATCGCACTAAGGGTCATCACACAGAATCCGGCGACGATTTTAAAGCTAAGTCAGAAGGGCATGATTACAGAGGGGAAAGATGCTGATCTTGTTTTTCTTAACCCGGATGACTACACAATCGATACAGTTTTTGCGAGAGGACAATTGATGGTCGAAAGTGGAAGGGCAATAGTAAAAGGAACATTTGAGCAATAA
- a CDS encoding HPr family phosphocarrier protein: protein MMKEIISTNVIVRNKFNMKKMLEIFQASKQFNGSTFLYCNHKAVDASNLPKLVSFLLTVKPQTTLKIIVEGQEVQKQLESISNMCSNHVSVVKITQKRFLNTSETFQL, encoded by the coding sequence ATGATGAAAGAAATTATCTCAACAAATGTCATCGTTCGAAACAAGTTTAATATGAAAAAAATGCTTGAAATCTTTCAAGCTTCCAAACAATTTAATGGGTCAACATTTTTATACTGCAACCATAAAGCAGTTGATGCATCCAACCTGCCGAAACTTGTTTCGTTCTTATTAACAGTTAAACCGCAAACTACTTTAAAAATCATCGTTGAAGGCCAGGAAGTCCAGAAACAGCTTGAATCAATCAGCAATATGTGCAGCAACCATGTTTCTGTTGTCAAGATTACTCAAAAGCGTTTTCTTAATACTTCCGAAACCTTTCAATTGTAG
- a CDS encoding penicillin-binding transpeptidase domain-containing protein: MMMGEAFSVFPNEGSRVNAHVIKKIVSADGKVVAEWKEKKFKVTSKSVTDKMNSLLLGVVENGTGKGAQVPGYEIAGKTGSTQVPIEGINGVKDQWFVGYTPGLVGAVWVGYDKTDKNHYLTTTSSEGAASFSASLWKRH, translated from the coding sequence ATGATGATGGGGGAAGCATTCTCTGTTTTCCCAAATGAGGGCAGCAGGGTGAACGCCCATGTCATTAAAAAAATTGTCAGTGCCGATGGGAAAGTCGTGGCCGAATGGAAGGAAAAGAAATTCAAAGTCACAAGCAAATCTGTAACCGATAAAATGAATTCCCTGCTTTTGGGTGTTGTAGAGAATGGAACAGGAAAAGGCGCACAGGTTCCTGGCTATGAAATTGCAGGAAAAACTGGCTCGACCCAGGTTCCAATCGAAGGAATAAACGGTGTCAAGGACCAATGGTTCGTTGGATACACTCCAGGGCTGGTCGGTGCAGTCTGGGTAGGATATGATAAAACGGATAAAAATCATTATCTAACCACAACAAGCAGTGAAGGGGCGGCCTCATTTTCCGCAAGTTTATGGAAGAGGCATTGA
- a CDS encoding transglycosylase domain-containing protein — MSKLFFSGLKENWKKWHMNQVMVLSFSILILGLLGMFYFFSKDADISALKTELSQPSIFYDVNGKVASKISGNKNEGVSIKQVPKSMKHAVVAIEDHRFYEHNGVDYIGIMRAFFRNLKAGSVVEGGSTITQQLTKNALLTSKKTYKRKFDEIFLAREIEKEYTKDDILQMYFNQIYFGEGAWGLKNAALKYFGKDVKDLSVSESALLAGLIKAPSALDPYDHMKKAVKRRDLVLKEMKMQKFISEKQYEQAKSEKVVLHDKEGDPFRGKYPYYVDQVLEEAIKKYGLSQDEVLTGGYQIYTELDPNMQTAVESTYQNDSLFPQGSDQLVQSGAVLIDPHTGGVRALVGGRGEHVFRGYNRASQLRAQPGSSLKPIAVYAPALEQGWNITDMLKDEPMKFGSYEPSNYNHQYAGEVPMYDAVKDSKNLPAVWLLNEIGIQKGLDSIKRFGIPLEKGDRSLSVALGGLLKKEYLQ; from the coding sequence ATGAGCAAATTATTTTTTAGCGGATTAAAAGAAAACTGGAAAAAATGGCATATGAACCAGGTAATGGTCCTTTCTTTTTCAATATTGATCCTTGGTTTACTTGGCATGTTCTATTTCTTTTCAAAGGATGCCGATATTTCAGCATTAAAAACGGAACTTTCCCAGCCGTCTATTTTTTATGATGTGAATGGGAAGGTTGCCAGCAAAATCTCTGGCAATAAAAATGAAGGTGTTTCAATTAAGCAGGTTCCTAAATCAATGAAGCATGCAGTTGTTGCGATTGAGGATCACCGATTTTATGAACATAACGGTGTAGACTATATTGGCATTATGCGGGCATTTTTTCGGAATTTAAAGGCAGGCTCAGTAGTGGAAGGCGGCAGTACGATTACCCAGCAGCTTACCAAAAATGCTTTATTGACTTCAAAAAAAACATATAAACGAAAATTCGATGAAATTTTTCTAGCAAGAGAAATTGAAAAAGAATACACAAAAGATGACATCCTCCAAATGTATTTTAACCAAATATATTTTGGAGAGGGAGCATGGGGATTAAAAAATGCTGCACTTAAATACTTTGGGAAAGATGTCAAAGACTTGTCAGTTAGTGAATCGGCTCTTCTGGCGGGCTTGATTAAGGCACCATCGGCTCTTGATCCTTATGATCATATGAAGAAAGCTGTAAAAAGGCGAGATCTCGTTCTTAAAGAGATGAAAATGCAAAAATTTATCTCTGAGAAACAATATGAGCAGGCTAAGTCAGAGAAGGTTGTTTTACACGATAAAGAAGGTGATCCATTCAGGGGCAAATATCCTTATTATGTTGATCAGGTCCTGGAGGAAGCAATTAAGAAATATGGGTTATCTCAGGATGAGGTCTTGACTGGTGGTTACCAAATTTATACTGAACTTGATCCTAACATGCAGACAGCTGTAGAATCAACCTATCAAAATGATTCTCTTTTCCCACAAGGAAGCGACCAGCTTGTCCAAAGTGGCGCTGTACTAATCGATCCTCATACAGGTGGGGTGAGGGCTCTTGTGGGCGGTCGCGGGGAGCATGTTTTCAGAGGCTATAACCGGGCATCACAGTTAAGGGCACAGCCGGGATCTTCCTTAAAACCCATTGCTGTGTATGCCCCGGCTCTTGAACAGGGCTGGAACATTACGGATATGCTAAAGGATGAGCCGATGAAATTCGGGTCATATGAACCAAGCAATTACAATCATCAATATGCAGGGGAAGTACCAATGTATGACGCAGTAAAGGATTCAAAAAACCTTCCGGCTGTTTGGCTTTTGAATGAAATTGGCATCCAAAAGGGGCTGGATTCGATTAAACGTTTTGGGATACCTCTTGAAAAGGGAGACCGAAGTTTATCCGTCGCCCTTGGAGGCCTGCTGAAAAAGGAGTATCTCCAATGA
- a CDS encoding universal stress protein — protein MDNLFRRIILAYDGSEGGKKALQLTLGIVAQNTGMELTVVNVYDEKIGSKQMDSIHVEPPALNGYLLEGIQLPPLPIKQGFNEKTTHTIIKNSVDQILFEAKQALENSPFISVDYIILEGSPADAICELAEKFEADLIVAGSSGTGGLRRMFLGSVTGNIIKNAPCHVLVAK, from the coding sequence TTGGACAATTTATTTAGACGAATAATCCTGGCCTATGATGGAAGTGAAGGAGGGAAAAAAGCTCTACAGCTTACTTTAGGGATTGTTGCGCAAAATACTGGTATGGAGTTGACTGTCGTTAATGTTTATGATGAAAAAATCGGCAGCAAACAGATGGATTCTATCCATGTTGAACCACCAGCATTGAATGGATACCTCCTTGAAGGAATTCAATTGCCCCCTCTCCCTATAAAGCAGGGATTCAACGAAAAAACAACACATACAATCATTAAAAATAGTGTTGATCAGATTCTTTTTGAAGCGAAGCAGGCTTTGGAAAATAGCCCCTTCATCTCAGTTGATTATATTATTTTGGAAGGAAGCCCTGCGGATGCAATTTGCGAACTTGCTGAAAAATTTGAAGCAGATCTCATTGTTGCGGGTAGTTCTGGAACAGGAGGCTTGAGGCGGATGTTTCTTGGAAGCGTAACAGGAAATATTATAAAAAATGCCCCCTGCCATGTTCTCGTGGCAAAATAA
- a CDS encoding TetR/AcrR family transcriptional regulator: MARQRKTDSAELMKAAEILLLEKGYKGFHFKALSEGLDVARSTIYEYYSNKDELITDYMIHLMEAIMEKISQLQQDTDTINKLKKLLALFLEYSYLHSVMSIRPLIEQSSSEMVESNLLKLDLYHKEMFELIIIIIEEARLAGFLRKDLPSTVAAGIFFHAITIPNVEGFPADKWSSILFDIILNGLKS; encoded by the coding sequence ATGGCCAGACAGAGAAAAACCGACTCTGCCGAACTGATGAAAGCTGCAGAAATTCTTTTACTGGAAAAAGGATATAAAGGCTTTCATTTTAAAGCACTGTCAGAGGGTCTAGATGTAGCCCGAAGCACTATATACGAATATTACAGCAACAAAGATGAATTAATAACCGATTATATGATTCATCTAATGGAAGCCATTATGGAAAAGATTAGTCAGTTACAGCAAGACACTGATACGATTAATAAATTAAAAAAACTTCTGGCTCTATTTCTGGAGTATTCTTATCTTCATTCGGTGATGTCCATTCGGCCCCTGATTGAACAAAGTTCTTCAGAAATGGTAGAGAGCAACTTATTAAAATTGGATTTGTATCATAAGGAAATGTTTGAATTGATAATCATCATTATTGAGGAAGCCCGACTTGCCGGTTTTTTAAGGAAGGATCTTCCTTCCACAGTGGCGGCAGGAATTTTCTTTCATGCTATTACGATTCCTAATGTTGAAGGTTTTCCTGCTGATAAATGGTCCTCTATACTATTTGATATCATCCTTAACGGACTGAAAAGTTAA
- a CDS encoding helix-turn-helix domain-containing protein — translation MTRDEIIMKVSEKLRLIRTEAGYTQDKMAEIIGVSKKTLVQIEKGRVMAGWSTVVSVCALFRESDNVIILFGNEPLEVLETVAREGIDLKKQKTLGGRVWWREISRKSGFILQQNILSKHFRILDDKDCRVFSSFDEKYSKLRLKELTKEKKS, via the coding sequence TTGACCAGGGATGAAATCATTATGAAGGTTTCAGAGAAGCTGCGTTTAATCCGGACAGAAGCAGGCTATACCCAGGATAAAATGGCTGAAATTATTGGTGTGTCAAAAAAAACTCTTGTCCAGATCGAAAAGGGAAGGGTAATGGCTGGCTGGTCTACGGTCGTTTCTGTATGCGCTTTGTTTAGAGAGTCGGACAACGTGATAATCTTATTTGGAAATGAACCACTGGAGGTACTGGAAACGGTAGCCAGGGAGGGGATCGATTTAAAAAAACAAAAAACCCTTGGAGGACGTGTCTGGTGGAGGGAAATTTCAAGAAAAAGTGGTTTCATCCTGCAGCAGAACATTTTAAGCAAGCACTTCCGCATTCTGGATGACAAGGATTGCAGAGTTTTCAGCAGTTTTGATGAAAAGTATTCTAAATTGCGATTAAAAGAGCTAACAAAGGAAAAAAAATCATAA
- a CDS encoding FeoB-associated Cys-rich membrane protein: MVANIIIGGAIFSYASWALVRFINKSKKGKCAACSLAKNCSSQCGTSSFTEK, encoded by the coding sequence ATGGTAGCGAACATTATAATCGGGGGCGCCATCTTTAGTTACGCCAGCTGGGCTCTTGTAAGGTTTATTAATAAATCAAAAAAAGGCAAATGCGCGGCATGTTCTCTGGCAAAAAACTGTTCCAGCCAGTGTGGTACCAGTTCCTTTACAGAGAAATAA